The following proteins come from a genomic window of Diceros bicornis minor isolate mBicDic1 chromosome 4, mDicBic1.mat.cur, whole genome shotgun sequence:
- the BGLAP gene encoding osteocalcin: MKPLTLLALLALAALCLAGWADAKPSGAESGRGAAFVSKQQGSEVVKRLRRYLDHWLGAPAPYPDPLEPRREVCELNPDCDELADHIGFQEAYRRFYGMA; the protein is encoded by the exons ATGAAGCCCCTCACGCTCCTTGCCCTACTGGCCCTGGCCGCACTCTGCCTTGCTGGCTGGGCAG ATGCAAAGCCCAGCGGTGCAGAGTCTGGCAGAGGTGCAG CCTTCGTGTCCAAGCAGCAGGGTAGTGAGGTGGTGAAGAGACTCAGGCGCTACCTGGACCACTGGCTGGG AGCCCCAGCCCCATACCCAGACCCCCTGGAGCCCAGGAGGGAGGTGTGTGAGCTCAACCCAGATTGTGACGAGCTGGCTGACCACATCGGCTTCCAGGAGGCCTATCGGCGCTTCTACGGCATGGCCTAG
- the PAQR6 gene encoding membrane progestin receptor delta: protein MLSLKLPQLLQIHQVPPVFWEDGIMSGYRRPTSSALDCVLSSFQMTNETVNIWTHFLPTWYFLWRLLELAGGPGFRAEPYHWPLLIFLLPACLYPFASCCAHTFSSMSPRARHICYFLDYGALSLYSLGCAFPYAAYSMPASWLHGRLHQLFVPAAALNSFLCTGLSCYSRFPELESPGLSKILRTAAFTYPFLFDNLPLFYRLGLCWGRGHNCGQEALSTSHGYHLFCALLTGFLFASHLPERLAPGRFDYIGHSHQLFHICAVLGTHFQLEAVLADMGSRRAWLATQEPALGLVGTVATLGMAVAGNLLIIAAFTASLFRGPRTCPLLQGGPLERGTKARQQ from the exons ATGCTCAGTCTGAAGCTGCCCCAACTCCTTCAAATCCACCAGGTCCCCCCG GTGTTCTGGGAAGATGGCATCATGTCTGGCTACCGCCGCCCCACCAGCTCGGCCTTGGACTGTGTCCTCAGCTCCTTCCAGATGACCAACGAGACGGTCAACATCTGGACTCACTTCCTGCCCACCTG GTACTTCCTGTGGCGCCTTCTGGAGCTCGCGGGCGGCCCGGGCTTCCGAGCGGAGCCATACCACTGGCCGCTGCTCATCTTCCTGCTGCCCGCCTGCCTCTACCCCTTCGCGTCGTGCTGCGCGCACACATTCAGCTCCATGTCGCCCCGCGCGCGTCACATCTGCTACTTCCTGGACTACGGCGCGCTCAGTCTCTACAGCCTGG GCTGCGCCTTCCCCTATGCCGCGTACTCCATGCCGGCTTCCTGGCTGCACGGCCGACTGCACCAGCTATTTGTGCCCGCCGCCGCACTCAATTCCTTCCTGTGCACCGGCCTCTCCTGCTACTCCCG GTTCCCCGAGCtagaaagccctgggctcagTAAGATTCTCCGCACAGCCGCCTTCACCTATCCCTTCCTGTTCGACAACCTCCCACTCTTCTATCGG CTCGGACTGTGCTGGGGCAGGGGCCACAACTGCGGGCAGGAGGCGCTGAGCACCAGCCATGGCTACCACCTCTTCTGCGCCCTGCTCACGGGCTTCCTCTTCGCCTCCCACCTGCCTGAGCGGCTGGCACCAGGACGCTTTGACTATATTG gCCACAGCCACCAGCTATTCCACATCTGTGCAGTGCTGGGCACCCACTTCCAGCTGGAGGCGGTGCTGGCTGATATGGGATCTCGCCGAGCCTGGCTGGCCACGCAGGAACCCGCCCTGGGCCTGGTGGGCACGGTGGCCACACTGGGCATGGCAGTAGCTGGGAACCTGCTTATCATTGCTGCCTTCACAGCCTCCCTATTTCGGGGTCCCAGAACATGCCCCCTGCTGCAAGGTGGCCCGCTGGAGCGGGGTACAAAGGCCAGACAGCAGTGA